One segment of Methylocella silvestris BL2 DNA contains the following:
- a CDS encoding thiamine phosphate synthase, which produces MPDDAPRLFLITPRISEADSFAPQLAAALSVCDVACVLLRTQTRDPGDAKKIIKILAPIAQQRDVAVLVEGDPQLAVRAGADGCHVEAGAEALQGALSSLKPDRIVGAGALQSRDEAMSAGETGVDYLMFGGPDHPQPHEFVLERVAWWAEIFNIPCVAYAQTLGEAADFAEAGADFIALADAVFADPRGPTAAVADVAAILATIREKAR; this is translated from the coding sequence ATGCCCGATGATGCGCCGCGCCTGTTTCTGATCACGCCCCGGATTTCCGAGGCGGATTCTTTCGCGCCGCAGCTCGCCGCCGCGCTGAGCGTCTGCGACGTCGCCTGCGTGCTGCTGCGGACGCAAACCCGCGATCCGGGCGACGCCAAGAAAATCATCAAGATTCTCGCCCCGATTGCGCAGCAGCGCGACGTCGCCGTTCTTGTCGAGGGCGACCCGCAGCTTGCCGTTCGCGCCGGCGCCGACGGCTGCCATGTCGAGGCCGGCGCCGAGGCGCTGCAGGGCGCCCTTTCCAGCCTGAAGCCCGATCGGATCGTCGGCGCCGGGGCGCTGCAAAGCCGTGACGAGGCGATGAGCGCCGGCGAAACCGGCGTCGATTATCTGATGTTCGGCGGCCCCGATCATCCGCAGCCGCACGAATTCGTGCTCGAGCGCGTCGCCTGGTGGGCCGAGATCTTCAACATACCCTGCGTCGCCTATGCGCAAACGCTGGGCGAGGCCGCTGATTTCGCCGAAGCGGGGGCCGATTTCATCGCGCTCGCCGACGCTGTTTTCGCCGACCCCCGCGGCCCAACGGCGGCGGTGGCGGACGTCGCGGCCATCCTGGCGACGATCCGTGAAAAGGCGCGCTGA
- a CDS encoding nucleotidyltransferase family protein, giving the protein MDREEAVTRLKRHEADLRRLGVERLYMFGSTARGDADDESDVDLFFDYEKGQLGLFELMDVKAFAARILGRKTDIMTRDSLHRTLRRQIEETAIRVF; this is encoded by the coding sequence ATGGATCGCGAGGAGGCCGTTACCCGCTTAAAGCGACACGAAGCCGATTTACGGCGGCTCGGCGTCGAGCGTCTCTATATGTTTGGCTCGACCGCGCGGGGCGATGCGGACGATGAGTCCGACGTCGACCTGTTCTTCGATTATGAAAAGGGACAGCTCGGCCTCTTCGAACTGATGGATGTGAAGGCCTTCGCCGCCCGCATCCTCGGCAGGAAGACTGACATCATGACGCGCGATAGCCTGCACAGAACCCTGCGGCGGCAAATCGAAGAAACAGCCATCCGGGTATTCTAG
- a CDS encoding BolA family protein, producing MSNHIEASAAGAQAPVAAAIRAKLEAAFAPETIEIIDESQKHASHAHVATRPGRADQVGETHFKVKVVSKSFSGKSRIDRHRAINAALSQELDAGVHALAIEAKAPGE from the coding sequence ATGAGCAATCACATAGAGGCGAGCGCGGCTGGAGCGCAAGCGCCCGTCGCGGCTGCGATCCGCGCGAAGCTCGAGGCGGCCTTCGCGCCCGAGACGATCGAAATTATCGACGAGTCACAAAAACACGCCAGCCACGCGCATGTGGCGACCCGCCCCGGCCGCGCCGATCAAGTCGGCGAAACCCATTTTAAAGTCAAAGTGGTCTCGAAATCCTTCTCCGGCAAGAGCCGGATCGACCGTCACCGCGCCATCAACGCCGCATTGTCGCAAGAGCTCGACGCCGGCGTGCATGCGCTGGCGATCGAGGCGAAGGCGCCCGGCGAATAA
- the cobS gene encoding cobaltochelatase subunit CobS: MQSVRLDEGAITGLPDMKISVRQVFGIDTDMEAPAYSASDPHVPDLDPDYLFDRDTTLAILAGFARNRRVMVTGYHGTGKSTHIEQVAARLNWPCVRINLDSHVSRVDLVGKDAIVLKDGQQITEFRDGILPWALQNNIALCFDEYDAGRPDVMFVIQRVLEVSGRLTLLDQSRVIRPHPAFRLFSTTNTIGLGDTSGLYHGTQQINQGQMDRWSIVATLNYLPHDKEVEIVLAKVKRFQATKETRDQIGKMVRVADLTRNAFISGDLSTVMSPRTVITWAENAEIFGDIGFAFRLTFINKCDELERALVAEFYQRCFGKELPESAINVVMT, translated from the coding sequence ATGCAAAGCGTAAGACTCGACGAGGGCGCCATTACGGGCCTTCCGGACATGAAGATCTCCGTGCGTCAGGTGTTCGGCATCGACACCGACATGGAGGCGCCTGCCTATTCGGCGAGCGATCCGCATGTGCCAGACCTCGATCCCGATTATCTGTTCGATCGCGACACCACGCTCGCCATTCTCGCCGGCTTCGCGCGCAACCGCCGCGTCATGGTCACCGGCTATCACGGCACCGGCAAATCGACCCATATCGAACAGGTCGCCGCGCGGCTCAACTGGCCCTGCGTGCGCATCAATCTCGACAGCCATGTCTCGCGCGTCGATCTCGTCGGAAAGGACGCCATCGTTCTGAAGGACGGCCAGCAGATCACCGAATTTCGCGACGGCATCCTGCCCTGGGCGCTGCAGAACAATATCGCGCTCTGCTTCGACGAATATGACGCCGGCCGTCCCGACGTCATGTTCGTGATCCAGCGCGTGCTCGAAGTGTCCGGGCGCCTGACGCTGCTCGACCAAAGCCGCGTGATCCGGCCGCATCCCGCCTTCCGTCTGTTCTCGACGACGAACACGATCGGGCTCGGCGACACCTCCGGCCTCTATCACGGCACGCAGCAGATCAATCAGGGCCAGATGGACCGCTGGTCGATCGTGGCGACGCTCAACTATCTGCCGCACGACAAGGAGGTCGAGATCGTTCTCGCCAAGGTGAAGCGGTTTCAGGCCACCAAGGAAACCCGCGACCAGATCGGCAAGATGGTCCGGGTCGCCGATCTGACTCGCAACGCCTTCATCTCCGGCGATCTCTCGACGGTGATGAGTCCGCGCACGGTCATCACCTGGGCTGAGAACGCGGAGATTTTCGGCGACATCGGCTTCGCGTTCCGGCTGACCTTCATCAACAAATGCGACGAACTCGAGCGCGCGCTGGTCGCCGAATTCTATCAGCGCTGCTTCGGCAAGGAGCTGCCGGAAAGCGCGATCAATGTGGTTATGACCTGA
- a CDS encoding J domain-containing protein — protein sequence MNLNSRIFDRIRVKREPKAAVQPNQPRCDYPGCSEPGGHRAPMGRLREGQYFSFCLDHVREYNATYNYFNGMSAEDVALYQRDALVGHRPTWSMGSMRGEKGFREDAEPAGPDALGVTSPRSYRRAAAEPSKPRLGLAAVRALDTLGLDATADAAAVKTRFKDLVKRLHPDANSGDRSNEDRLREIIRAYKYLKSVRCG from the coding sequence ATGAATTTGAACTCTCGCATCTTCGATCGAATCCGGGTCAAACGTGAGCCGAAGGCGGCGGTCCAGCCGAACCAGCCGCGCTGCGACTATCCCGGCTGCTCCGAGCCTGGCGGCCATCGCGCGCCGATGGGTCGGCTGCGCGAGGGCCAGTATTTTTCCTTTTGCCTCGATCACGTCCGGGAATACAATGCGACCTATAATTATTTCAACGGGATGAGCGCGGAAGACGTCGCCCTTTACCAGCGCGATGCGCTGGTCGGCCATCGCCCAACCTGGTCGATGGGATCAATGCGCGGCGAAAAGGGATTTCGCGAGGACGCGGAGCCCGCCGGACCCGACGCGCTTGGAGTGACCTCTCCGCGCAGTTACCGGCGCGCCGCGGCGGAACCTTCAAAGCCGCGTCTTGGTTTGGCCGCCGTGCGCGCGCTCGACACGCTGGGCCTTGACGCCACCGCCGACGCGGCCGCGGTAAAGACCCGCTTCAAGGATCTGGTCAAGCGTTTGCATCCCGACGCCAACAGCGGCGACCGTTCGAATGAGGACAGGCTGCGTGAGATCATTCGCGCCTATAAATATCTGAAATCGGTGCGATGCGGCTAA
- a CDS encoding HepT-like ribonuclease domain-containing protein, giving the protein MSDIIEAIERIRAELRDVSIDEFAADWRRRWLVERGVEIVSEASRRLTDELKARHPEIPWQKVAGIGNVLRHDYESIAAPIMWKLAQADLPILERVCREELKAEEKSERRD; this is encoded by the coding sequence TTGAGCGACATCATCGAGGCCATCGAACGGATTCGCGCCGAACTGAGGGACGTGTCTATCGATGAGTTCGCGGCTGATTGGCGACGGCGATGGCTCGTCGAGCGCGGGGTCGAGATTGTTTCCGAGGCCAGCCGCCGCCTGACGGATGAGCTGAAAGCGCGCCACCCGGAAATCCCCTGGCAGAAGGTCGCTGGCATCGGCAACGTCCTGCGCCATGATTATGAAAGCATTGCCGCGCCGATCATGTGGAAGCTGGCGCAAGCCGATCTTCCGATTTTGGAGAGAGTCTGCCGCGAAGAACTAAAGGCGGAAGAAAAAAGCGAACGTCGCGATTAG
- a CDS encoding RluA family pseudouridine synthase has product MDEAPSPLSEAELNARLLYRDGLMLVIDKPAGVAVHRGPKGGANLEAAFHWLRFGLPRSPALAHRLDRDTSGCLVLGRHHKALEKLGLLFKQGKIGKTYVSIVNGRPGAEEGLIDLPLGRRDETRGWWMKVDPAGQSSQTRWRILAKGPAHTLLALTPLTGRTHQLRVHCAAMGFSILGDPIYGEGGAIPLQLHAQKIEIPLYKNKDAVRVEAPIPESFRAALESCGMAGAEFG; this is encoded by the coding sequence TTGGACGAAGCTCCGTCGCCCCTCTCGGAGGCGGAGCTTAACGCCAGGCTGCTGTATCGCGATGGCCTGATGCTCGTGATCGATAAACCGGCCGGCGTAGCCGTTCATCGCGGGCCGAAGGGCGGAGCCAATCTCGAGGCCGCCTTCCACTGGCTGCGTTTCGGCCTGCCGCGCAGTCCGGCGTTGGCTCACCGGCTCGATCGCGACACCTCCGGCTGTCTCGTGCTCGGCCGGCATCACAAGGCGCTCGAAAAACTCGGGCTTTTGTTCAAGCAGGGCAAGATCGGCAAGACCTATGTCTCCATCGTCAACGGACGCCCCGGCGCGGAGGAGGGGCTGATCGACCTTCCGCTCGGGCGCCGCGACGAGACCCGGGGCTGGTGGATGAAAGTCGATCCCGCCGGGCAGTCCTCGCAAACGCGCTGGCGCATCCTTGCCAAGGGCCCGGCCCACACGCTGCTCGCGCTGACGCCGCTCACAGGGCGCACGCATCAGCTTCGCGTGCATTGCGCGGCGATGGGCTTTTCGATCCTTGGCGATCCGATCTACGGCGAAGGCGGCGCGATCCCGCTGCAGCTCCACGCGCAAAAAATCGAGATCCCGCTCTATAAGAACAAGGACGCTGTGCGCGTCGAAGCGCCGATCCCGGAGTCTTTTCGCGCAGCGCTTGAAAGCTGCGGCATGGCGGGAGCCGAATTCGGATAG
- the cobT gene encoding cobaltochelatase subunit CobT — protein MPASNQKPPAKTQAPQEPFKRAVAACMRAMAKTPELEVVFAPERPSLIKTGSVAKARLPEPSRKIDAHETAILRGHADSLALRLACHNAETHRRLSPQVSGARAAFDAVEQARVEAIGSRRMEGVGDNIDAMLDDRFQRARYPDIATRADAPIEDALAMIVRERLTGRNPPKGGQRIVDLWRPFIEEKAGVDLDRLRTTIEDQRAFGQSVHKLLTSLEMLDEGSLDDNSEDDENSTDDVDEGDAEVEAAEGEKDDSGESREIEKSEAAADATDENEADAADAPTGEFEEEADFSESEQAADPRRPPTPGRAEQRGSDYKAFTKRFDEIIAAEDLCDPEELERLRAYLDKQLQNLSSVVSRLANRLQRRLMAQQSRSWEFDLEEGMLDPARLSRVIIDPQQPLSFKSEKDTDFRDTVVSLLIDNSGSMRGRPITVAATCADILARTLERCGVKVEILGFTTRAWKGGQSREAWLQANKPAAPGRLNDLRHIIYKSADAPWRRSRKHLGLMMREGLLKENIDGEALDWAYRRLMARPEQRRILMMISDGAPVDDSTLSVNPGNYLEKHLRHVIETIETRSPVELIAIGIGHDVTRYYRRAVTIVDAEELGGAMTEKLAELFSETGAPERGAGRKSASSRPAQPHLH, from the coding sequence ATGCCCGCCTCGAACCAGAAGCCGCCCGCCAAGACCCAGGCGCCGCAGGAGCCGTTCAAGCGGGCCGTCGCCGCCTGCATGCGCGCCATGGCGAAGACGCCGGAGCTTGAGGTCGTCTTCGCGCCCGAACGTCCGAGCCTCATCAAGACAGGATCGGTCGCCAAAGCCCGCCTGCCCGAGCCGTCGCGAAAGATCGACGCCCATGAGACGGCGATCTTGCGCGGACACGCCGATTCGCTGGCGTTGCGCCTTGCCTGCCACAATGCCGAAACGCACCGGCGGCTGTCGCCGCAGGTCTCCGGGGCGAGAGCCGCCTTCGACGCCGTCGAGCAGGCGCGCGTCGAGGCGATCGGCTCGCGCCGCATGGAGGGCGTCGGCGACAATATCGACGCCATGCTGGACGATCGGTTTCAGCGCGCCCGCTATCCCGACATCGCGACGCGCGCCGACGCGCCGATCGAGGATGCGCTGGCGATGATCGTGCGCGAACGCCTGACCGGCCGGAACCCGCCCAAAGGCGGCCAGCGCATCGTCGACCTCTGGAGGCCCTTCATCGAGGAAAAGGCGGGCGTCGACCTCGACCGGCTGCGCACGACGATCGAGGACCAGCGCGCCTTCGGCCAATCGGTGCATAAGCTTCTGACTTCGCTCGAAATGCTCGACGAAGGCAGCCTCGACGACAATTCTGAGGACGATGAGAACAGCACCGACGACGTCGACGAGGGCGACGCCGAGGTTGAGGCCGCGGAAGGCGAAAAGGACGATTCGGGCGAATCGCGCGAGATCGAAAAGAGCGAGGCCGCCGCCGACGCGACCGATGAAAATGAGGCGGATGCGGCCGACGCGCCGACCGGCGAGTTCGAGGAAGAGGCCGATTTTTCCGAGTCCGAGCAGGCGGCCGATCCGCGCCGGCCGCCGACGCCGGGCCGCGCCGAACAGCGCGGCTCCGACTATAAGGCCTTCACCAAACGATTCGACGAGATCATCGCCGCCGAGGATTTATGCGATCCGGAGGAGCTCGAGCGCCTGCGCGCCTATCTCGACAAACAGTTGCAGAACCTCTCCTCCGTCGTCTCGCGGCTCGCCAACCGGCTGCAGCGCCGCCTGATGGCGCAGCAGAGCCGGTCCTGGGAGTTCGACCTCGAAGAAGGCATGCTCGACCCGGCGCGTCTCTCCCGGGTCATCATCGATCCGCAGCAGCCGCTGTCGTTCAAGAGTGAGAAGGACACGGATTTTCGCGACACCGTCGTCAGCCTGCTGATCGACAATTCCGGATCGATGCGCGGGCGCCCCATCACCGTCGCCGCCACCTGCGCCGATATTCTGGCCCGCACGCTGGAGCGCTGCGGCGTCAAAGTGGAAATTCTGGGATTCACGACAAGAGCGTGGAAGGGCGGCCAGTCGCGCGAAGCCTGGCTGCAGGCGAACAAGCCCGCCGCGCCGGGGCGGCTCAACGATCTGCGCCACATTATCTATAAGTCGGCCGACGCGCCGTGGCGCCGTTCGCGCAAACATCTCGGACTGATGATGCGCGAAGGGCTGCTCAAGGAAAACATCGACGGCGAGGCGCTCGACTGGGCCTATCGCCGCCTGATGGCGCGGCCGGAGCAGCGCCGCATCCTGATGATGATCTCGGACGGCGCGCCGGTCGATGATTCAACGCTATCGGTCAATCCCGGCAATTATCTGGAAAAGCATCTGCGCCATGTGATCGAGACGATCGAGACGCGCTCGCCCGTTGAGCTCATTGCGATCGGCATCGGCCATGACGTGACGCGCTATTACCGCCGCGCCGTGACGATCGTCGACGCGGAGGAGCTTGGCGGCGCGATGACGGAAAAGCTCGCCGAACTGTTCAGCGAAACCGGGGCGCCGGAGCGCGGCGCCGGCCGCAAGAGCGCGTCGTCGCGGCCGGCGCAGCCGCATTTGCATTAG
- a CDS encoding tetratricopeptide repeat protein — MRGACAVLAAGVAAALICGAKPGPAQTLDPARAPAEAPSPAKADDAPDLAFGAYQRGYYGTALAEAMRRISANPQDAAAMTLLGELYAQGLAVRRDPTEANRWYKLASDRGDRQASFKLGLAKLTGDGTPKDRAGAAALFKAAAEKGHPGAMYNLGVLAIDGNGVVSDFSGAAKYFETAANLGDGDAAYALGILYRNGSGVEKSDERAAYWIARAAKADNVPGEIEYGIMLFNGVGVAKDETAGAKQFLKAAARDNPVAQNRIARILAAGRGLPKDPVEAMKWHLLARSAGIKDAWLDSEMAKLSPKDKEAVQTAVRQYVGR; from the coding sequence TTGCGAGGCGCGTGCGCTGTCCTTGCTGCGGGAGTCGCCGCCGCCTTGATTTGCGGCGCGAAACCGGGGCCTGCCCAGACGCTTGATCCAGCGCGAGCGCCGGCGGAGGCGCCCTCTCCAGCCAAGGCGGATGACGCGCCGGATCTCGCCTTCGGCGCCTATCAGCGCGGCTATTACGGAACAGCGCTCGCCGAGGCGATGAGGCGCATCTCAGCCAACCCCCAGGACGCCGCGGCGATGACGCTGCTCGGCGAGCTTTATGCGCAAGGTCTTGCCGTGCGCCGCGATCCGACCGAGGCCAACCGGTGGTACAAGCTCGCGAGCGACCGCGGCGACCGCCAAGCCAGTTTCAAACTCGGCCTCGCCAAGCTCACGGGAGACGGGACGCCGAAGGATCGCGCCGGCGCCGCGGCGCTGTTCAAGGCGGCGGCGGAGAAGGGCCACCCCGGCGCGATGTATAATCTCGGCGTCCTCGCGATCGACGGCAACGGCGTCGTGTCCGACTTTTCCGGCGCCGCCAAATATTTCGAAACTGCCGCCAATCTCGGCGATGGCGACGCCGCTTATGCGCTTGGGATTCTTTATCGCAACGGCTCCGGCGTCGAAAAAAGCGACGAACGCGCGGCCTATTGGATCGCCCGCGCCGCAAAGGCCGACAATGTTCCCGGCGAAATCGAATATGGCATCATGCTGTTCAACGGCGTTGGCGTCGCCAAGGACGAGACGGCGGGGGCAAAGCAGTTTCTCAAGGCGGCGGCGCGCGACAATCCCGTGGCGCAGAACCGGATCGCCCGCATCCTCGCCGCCGGCCGGGGCTTGCCGAAAGATCCGGTCGAGGCGATGAAATGGCATCTTCTCGCCCGCTCGGCCGGGATCAAGGACGCCTGGCTCGACAGCGAAATGGCGAAGCTCTCGCCGAAGGACAAAGAGGCCGTTCAGACCGCCGTCCGGCAATATGTCGGGCGGTGA
- the secB gene encoding protein-export chaperone SecB yields the protein MANGNGTGAEVDAAPAINAMVQYTKDFSFENPNAPRSLGPQDKPPNIQIQVNVNAKQVAENDFEVNILLEGSAKTDADTLFKFELDYAGLFRLINIPQSDAHPVIMIECPRLLFPFARQIIADAVRSGGFPPLYIDPIDFAALYRQRMSQVAANEQAPTVA from the coding sequence ATGGCTAATGGAAACGGAACCGGGGCTGAAGTCGACGCGGCCCCCGCGATCAATGCGATGGTGCAATATACCAAGGACTTCTCGTTCGAGAATCCCAACGCGCCGCGCTCGCTCGGCCCTCAGGACAAGCCGCCGAACATCCAGATCCAGGTCAACGTGAATGCCAAGCAGGTCGCCGAGAATGATTTCGAGGTGAACATCCTGCTCGAAGGCTCGGCGAAAACCGACGCCGACACGCTGTTCAAATTCGAGCTCGACTATGCCGGGCTGTTCCGCCTGATCAATATTCCGCAATCGGACGCGCATCCGGTGATCATGATCGAATGCCCGCGGCTTCTTTTTCCGTTCGCGCGGCAGATCATTGCCGATGCAGTGCGCAGCGGCGGCTTCCCGCCGCTTTACATCGATCCGATCGACTTCGCGGCGCTGTATCGCCAGCGCATGAGCCAGGTCGCAGCCAATGAGCAGGCGCCGACGGTCGCCTAA